Proteins from one Homalodisca vitripennis isolate AUS2020 chromosome 3, UT_GWSS_2.1, whole genome shotgun sequence genomic window:
- the LOC124358390 gene encoding uncharacterized protein LOC124358390, whose protein sequence is MDTNPAPSLTSLQAVDPFVLLNNENEYIMEVESESNKEFATDENIVWNDGITNQDFQSYDISFSSQGLVAEEEDSLQELAVSGNADIPSPGTSVLSSNVDDTDIDSTYCPRFNSESELSTDESIVSIPRVASKVSSDSTSYVWRSQKIAQDKILLVPYTDSDTEEEANKTNPNVKKGKKRVRNENKWKKCVRKQLRVSGKKLS, encoded by the exons ATGGACACAAATCCTGCACCCTCATTGACATCATTACAG gcAGTTGATCCGTTTGTTCTTCTCAACaatgaaaatgaatatataatggaAGTCGAATCAGAAAGTAATAAAGAATTCGCTactgatgaaaatattgtttggaatgATGGTATTACCAACCAGGATTTTCAGTCATATGATATCTCCTTTTCATCGCAAG gcCTAGttgctgaagaagaggatagtCTTCAAGAATTGGCTGTCTCTGGTAATGCAGATATCCCATCACCAGGAACTTCTGTTTTGTCATCTAACGTAGATGACACTGATATTGATAGCACATACTGTCCTCGTTTCAACTCAGAGTCAGAACTATCTACTGATGAGTCTATAGTGAGTATTCCTAGAGTTGCTTCAAAGGTTTCAAGTGACAGTACTTCTTATGTGTGGAGGAGCCAAAAGATAGCTCAAGACAAAATTCTACTGGTTCCTTACACTGATTCGGACACGGAGGAAGAAGCAAACAAAACCAATCCTaatgtaaaaaaaggaaagaagaggGTGAGGAATGAAAACAAATGGAAAAAATGTGTGAGGAAACAGCTAAGAGTTAGTGGAAAAAAACTATCTTAG